The Bradysia coprophila strain Holo2 chromosome III, BU_Bcop_v1, whole genome shotgun sequence region TTGTCGACAACATTTGGGAATAGTCCAAGCACCACGGAATAATTGAAGTACCAAAATACGGAGAAGACGGCAGCGAATATTAGATCTAAAATGGACAACCGGAATAATTAGATTATTAATTCAAGGAagaattttttcgttcaattttctTACGGATCGCAACAACCTCCCATTTCTCGACCATATACATTTCGGTGATCATTAAATATCGGAACCACCAATACTTCACgaatttattgatttcttCCAGTGACAACATTGTTAACTTAATCCCGTGAATTGGTTGAATTGATGATATCACTAATCCTAGGTTGAAAGGTGCGATTGGGTGCGATTCGATATCATGAGAAGTGACAGCGTGTCAGTTCTTCAAATTGATTGTAGATGGcctaaaaatttatattttcgggGTGTACAATCAGAGATTCTTAGGTTTTTACTTCAGTAATGGGTATGTTCCATGGtactaaaaaaataattttgagtcATAACAGAACCATAACTTCAAGGCTTTTTAGAACATTTCGttgacaataattttttgggaTTGAGTCGATGAAGAAAGTTTTAACAACTGAAATAGCCTTGGATCAGACCTATAGCGAAACATCTAAAATTTCTTGGATTAAatgaaggtaatcgaacatcTCAATAAATTGATTGATAACGTCTCGTTGATATAAACTTAGACGACAACCTCGACAACTGACAAAGTCCATTTCATATCAGATATAAATTATATCATCCCGTCAATCATTGATAAGTATTGACAATATTGTCCATGGAACCACATTATGAAAAGCCGTGTCACATTATGCAAAGCCGTgtttgaaatagttatttttgcAACTCGTTTTATaaactcacatctagtgacgaAAACACACTTTTCGTAAGTTGTTGCATGCAACGTTTTCTGCAGCAAGTGCaaaaagtgaacttttgaaatgcaaagCATTACTCTACCTTCAGCATACATCTTACCTGATTTCGTAAGATTTTTCATTATGCCACTCATTTGAATTgtataatagtattttacatgactagcgatgaaaagcagagttttcgtgtgcattttgttttgttgatccgaggcgaagcgaggtcaataaacacacgaaaacgagttGCATAATAATTCCATTATGCCACTCAAATGACATAATCAAGTGAcataatgaaaaatcttttcagtGACTACTCAGTGAAAAAAAGACCCACGGAACGACGCCCAAACGACgaatgaaaaagttcacttttccCACCGCCGTTGCAGAAATGTGTGTGTCAGTTGATACATCCATCCACAGCAgtgtaaagtaaaccaggcaatAGCGGAGGACGCAAGTGCCTTCAAAGGGGGGACCAAAAGCCCGTTTCATACATTTGTATTAGTAAGCGTCCCACACCAAAATCAAAGGCCTACTAGACTGTTATGATGGGCGATTAGATTAGAATATATAATTTGGAtcagttattttaacttgccttgggggaTATGTCAAAAATGTATATGATTTGCAATGACAAGTACTctaaggcaagttataattaacagGTCTTCGGAACTCTcactctgatcataacagtttGTTATCCATTTAGGTCACTCGTCAAAGCAACTGCTCTTGTCTGGTTATTTTTACACTTTACACATCACTAAGTAGCCTACGATCCAAAAGGACAAGCTTAAAAAAGGAATGACAAAATTGAGGAGATATGAAGGTCCATCTGACTAATTTAAATCTCTGatcgaaattacattttgataAGTACACTCATCTACCAgtgaaaacgttttcaaatCAGCGCGCCAATTTATTTTCGCCGGAGTTACAGTATAATGTTCATTACGTCGAGTTGGTTCAAGCATTGCACAATCAGCTgctttaaaaacaaaagaaatagaCTTTGTTGTAAAGaagaatcaaaatatttttgaaactgTGCGTCTCGTTGCCATAGAGTTCCTAGAAGATATCGGCTGAGAATTTGTATcaatttcgattaaatttgtTCTAAATCTATGATGATTGTACGGTTTAAGTGACAAAAAACATCTACAACAAGAgttatttcaacattaaaaCTGCGCTGCTGTTGGCATCAATCAAAATCATCCTTGGCTGATAGTGTTTTGGATAGTGTTATTAAGGATACAAGTTTCTTAAACCAGGACATGTCGGTCTACTTTGTATCAAGGAAACGAATGTAAGTCAATTTACCAAAGTTATTGGCCTACTTTAAGTACAGTCGATGTAGATTTTCATCGAACCCATTATACGCGCAGTGTGAGCCTGAGTACTTTATCTATTTATGTGAGAAAGAAACAGATGTCGTCTTTATTTATTCAGCAAACAGATTTCGTCGATTTCATTTACCTTTCTTTATGGTAACGACTGacaaaattcgtttaaatttccattaatGGAAAAAAGACGGGGTTTCATTCAAACTATTTATTCCCTC contains the following coding sequences:
- the LOC119074826 gene encoding uncharacterized protein LOC119074826, yielding MLSLEEINKFVKYWWFRYLMITEMYMVEKWEVVAIHLIFAAVFSVFWYFNYSVVLGLFPNVVDKPADLRDFLHSTPVLHHGSAT